The following proteins come from a genomic window of Sorghum bicolor cultivar BTx623 chromosome 3, Sorghum_bicolor_NCBIv3, whole genome shotgun sequence:
- the LOC8078726 gene encoding glycine-rich RNA-binding protein 2, mitochondrial — MAAFNKLGSLLRHSALASGVAASSSPAVFNAARLMSTKLFVGGLSWGVDDMKLREAFSGFGDVTEARVITDRDTGKSRGFGFVNYTSSDAANAAISGMDGKEIDGRPVRVNIANDRPAGNRGGGGYGGGGFGGGGYGGGNQSYGGGY, encoded by the exons ATGGCGGCCTTCAACAAGCTTGGCAGCCTTCTAAGGCACAGTGCTCTGGCGAGCGGTGTCGCTGCTAGCTCGTCTCCTGCTGTGTTCAATGCTGCTCGGCTCATGTCCACCAAGCTATTCGTTGGTG GTCTTTCATGGGGTGTTGATGACATGAAACTGAGAGAGGCGTTTAGTGGCTTTGGAGATGTTACTGAAG CGCGAGTGATCACGGACAGGGACACTGGGAAGTCAAGAGGATTTGGCTTTGTTAACTACACCAGCAGTGATGCTGCCAATGCAGCTATATCTGGAATGGATGGCAAG GAAATTGATGGGCGGCCGGTACGTGTCAACATTGCTAACGACAGACCTGCAGGGAACCGCGGTGGAGGTGGCTATGGCGGTGGTGGTTTCGGAGGTGGTGGCTATGGTGGTGGCAACCAAAGCTATGGTGGTGGCTATTAA